One Sanguibacter keddieii DSM 10542 genomic window carries:
- a CDS encoding ABC transporter ATP-binding protein, whose product MATVTYDHASRIYPGTERPAVDQLDLHVEDGEFLVLVGPSGCGKSTSLRMLAGLEDVNAGRILIGDRDVTDVQPKDRDIAMVFQNYALYPHMSVADNMGFALKIAGKPKAEIRSRVEEAAKILDLTEYLDRKPKALSGGQRQRVAMGRAIVRQPQVFLMDEPLSNLDAKLRVQTRTQIASLQRRLGVTTVYVTHDQTEALTMGDRIAVLKDGLLQQVGTPREMYDSPKNVFVAGFIGSPAMNLGTFTVSDGIAQIGKARIPLSREAAAGLTADDKGKVTLGFRPEALDIVSETDPAALEVQVNIVEELGSDAFVYGTLKGDLAGADLSSAGAGDHEVIVRINPRTAPAKGERIYVSIRQGQEHVFSPSTGLRLSSQ is encoded by the coding sequence ATGGCAACTGTCACTTACGACCACGCGAGCCGCATCTACCCCGGGACCGAGCGCCCTGCGGTGGACCAGCTCGACCTCCACGTCGAGGACGGCGAGTTCCTCGTCCTCGTCGGACCCTCGGGCTGTGGCAAGTCCACCTCGCTGCGCATGCTCGCCGGCCTCGAGGACGTCAACGCCGGCCGCATCCTCATCGGTGACCGCGACGTCACCGACGTGCAGCCCAAGGACCGCGACATCGCGATGGTGTTCCAGAACTACGCGCTGTACCCGCACATGTCGGTCGCCGACAACATGGGCTTCGCGCTCAAGATCGCCGGCAAGCCGAAAGCCGAGATCCGCAGCCGTGTCGAAGAGGCCGCGAAGATCCTCGACCTCACCGAGTACCTCGACCGCAAGCCGAAGGCCCTCTCGGGCGGTCAGCGTCAGCGCGTCGCCATGGGCCGTGCCATCGTGCGCCAGCCGCAGGTGTTCCTCATGGACGAGCCGCTGTCGAACCTCGACGCCAAGCTCCGCGTCCAGACCCGTACGCAGATCGCGTCGCTCCAGCGCCGCCTCGGCGTCACGACCGTCTACGTCACGCACGACCAGACCGAGGCGCTCACCATGGGTGACCGCATCGCTGTCCTCAAGGACGGCCTCCTCCAGCAGGTCGGCACGCCCCGCGAGATGTACGACTCCCCGAAGAACGTGTTCGTCGCCGGCTTCATCGGCTCCCCCGCCATGAACCTCGGTACCTTCACGGTCTCCGACGGCATCGCGCAGATCGGCAAGGCGCGCATCCCGCTGTCCCGCGAGGCAGCCGCCGGCCTCACCGCCGACGACAAGGGCAAGGTCACCCTCGGGTTCCGCCCCGAGGCCCTCGACATCGTCAGCGAGACCGACCCGGCCGCGCTCGAGGTCCAGGTCAACATCGTCGAGGAGCTCGGCTCCGACGCGTTCGTCTACGGCACCCTCAAGGGCGACCTCGCAGGCGCCGACCTCTCGTCCGCCGGTGCCGGCGACCACGAGGTCATCGTCCGCATCAACCCGCGCACCGCACCCGCCAAGGGCGAGCGCATCTACGTCTCCATCCGTCAGGGCCAGGAGCACGTCTTCTCGCCCAGCACGGGCCTGCGCCTCTCCAGCCAGTGA
- the rlmB gene encoding 23S rRNA (guanosine(2251)-2'-O)-methyltransferase RlmB, which yields MAGNSQRRGAVRKPGSKKGAKTGSGGWGRQALEGRGPTPKAEERPYHVAAKRKAGAERAGATGTAPRSNGRPSGGSRPSGRGKGPKKSGSATHEMVSGRNAVLEALRARIPVTTVYIGTRLEADDRTREILQIASGRGYNLLEVTKPELDRLTDDSVHQGVAIQVPPYEYRDPEDLLDIAAELEQPALIVALDGVTDPRNLGAVLRSAGAFGAHGVLVPERRSAGVTASAWKVSAGAAARVPVARATNLTRTLLEYKSAGCFIVGLDGGGEVSVGDLAFSVDPIVLVVGSEGKGLSRLVRETCDAIASIPIASAVESLNAGVAAGIALYEVAKVRAAEA from the coding sequence ATGGCAGGCAACTCACAGCGCCGCGGAGCGGTGCGCAAGCCCGGTTCGAAGAAGGGCGCGAAGACCGGTTCGGGCGGATGGGGCCGTCAGGCCCTCGAGGGCCGCGGGCCCACCCCGAAGGCCGAGGAGCGTCCGTACCACGTCGCCGCGAAGCGCAAGGCCGGTGCCGAGCGCGCCGGCGCGACCGGCACGGCACCGCGCTCGAACGGACGCCCGAGCGGCGGCAGCCGACCGAGCGGACGCGGCAAGGGACCCAAGAAGTCGGGGTCGGCCACGCACGAGATGGTCTCGGGGCGCAACGCCGTCCTCGAGGCGCTGCGCGCCCGCATCCCCGTGACGACGGTCTACATCGGGACGCGTCTCGAGGCTGACGACCGCACGCGCGAGATCCTGCAGATCGCCTCGGGTCGTGGCTACAACCTGCTCGAGGTCACCAAGCCCGAGCTCGACCGCCTGACGGACGACTCCGTGCACCAGGGCGTCGCCATCCAGGTGCCGCCGTACGAGTACCGCGACCCCGAGGACCTCCTCGACATCGCTGCCGAGCTCGAGCAGCCCGCGCTCATCGTCGCGCTCGACGGTGTCACGGACCCGCGCAACCTCGGTGCGGTCCTGCGGTCCGCCGGTGCTTTCGGCGCCCACGGCGTGCTCGTCCCCGAGCGCCGCTCGGCCGGCGTCACGGCGTCGGCATGGAAGGTCTCGGCCGGCGCCGCGGCCCGCGTGCCCGTGGCTCGCGCGACCAACCTCACGCGCACGCTCCTCGAGTACAAGTCGGCCGGGTGCTTCATCGTCGGTCTCGACGGCGGCGGGGAGGTGTCGGTCGGCGACCTCGCGTTCTCGGTCGACCCGATCGTGCTGGTCGTCGGCTCCGAGGGCAAGGGCCTGTCGCGCCTCGTCCGCGAGACCTGCGACGCCATCGCGTCGATCCCGATCGCCTCGGCCGTCGAGTCGCTCAACGCCGGCGTCGCAGCGGGCATCGCCCTCTACGAGGTCGCGAAGGTCCGCGCCGCCGAGGCCTGA
- a CDS encoding DUF4032 domain-containing protein has protein sequence MAQNLQITAASPDPALLDLPWDVPLEQWPSSVLAALPRGISRHIVRFVKMSGGVIAVKEIGESVAYREYELLRQLSRISVPSVEPVGVITGRQDANGERLEAVLITKHLQFSLPYRSLFSQMLQPDTATRLIDALAVLLVRLHLIGFYWGDVSLSNTLFRRDAETFAAYLVDAETGDLHPQLTDGQRTYDVDLARTNIIGELMDLAAGELLDEDTDTIAIGDALVERYEELWSALTDEESFDSEERWRVAARIERLNHLGFDVGELEITTDIDGTSVQIQPKVVDAGHHSRRLLRLTGLDVQENQARRLLNDLDSYRAATDRQNDEEEFVAHDWLSGVFEPTVRAVPRDQRRKLEPAQLFHEVLDHRWFISEQQGRDVPLAEAVSSYVENVLRDRPDEMAILGLPPESADQQE, from the coding sequence GTGGCCCAGAACCTCCAGATCACCGCCGCCTCCCCGGACCCGGCGCTGCTCGACCTGCCGTGGGACGTGCCGCTCGAGCAGTGGCCCTCCTCCGTGCTCGCCGCCCTCCCCCGAGGCATCTCCCGGCACATCGTGCGCTTCGTCAAGATGTCCGGAGGCGTGATCGCCGTCAAGGAGATCGGCGAGTCCGTCGCCTACCGCGAGTACGAGCTGCTCCGGCAGCTCAGCCGGATCAGCGTCCCCAGCGTCGAGCCCGTCGGGGTCATCACCGGCCGCCAGGACGCGAACGGCGAGCGCCTCGAGGCGGTGCTCATCACCAAGCACCTCCAGTTCTCGCTGCCCTACCGCTCGCTCTTCAGCCAGATGCTGCAGCCCGACACCGCGACCCGCCTCATCGACGCGCTCGCCGTGCTCCTCGTGCGCCTGCACCTCATCGGCTTCTACTGGGGCGACGTCTCCCTGTCGAACACCCTGTTCCGCCGCGACGCCGAGACCTTCGCCGCCTACCTCGTCGACGCCGAGACCGGCGACCTGCACCCCCAGCTCACCGACGGCCAGCGCACCTACGACGTCGACCTCGCCCGCACCAACATCATCGGCGAGCTCATGGACCTCGCCGCCGGTGAGCTCCTCGACGAGGACACCGACACCATCGCCATCGGCGACGCGCTCGTCGAGCGGTACGAAGAGCTCTGGAGCGCACTCACCGACGAGGAGTCCTTCGACTCCGAGGAGCGGTGGCGCGTCGCGGCCCGCATCGAGCGCCTCAACCACCTCGGCTTCGACGTCGGCGAGCTCGAGATCACCACGGACATCGACGGCACGAGCGTCCAGATCCAGCCGAAGGTCGTCGACGCCGGCCACCACTCGCGCCGTCTGCTGCGCCTCACCGGCCTCGACGTCCAGGAGAACCAGGCACGCCGCCTGCTCAACGACCTCGACTCCTACCGCGCGGCGACCGACCGGCAGAACGACGAGGAGGAGTTCGTCGCCCACGACTGGCTCTCCGGCGTCTTCGAGCCCACCGTCCGCGCCGTCCCCCGCGACCAGCGCCGCAAGCTCGAGCCCGCCCAGCTGTTCCACGAGGTGCTCGACCACCGGTGGTTCATCTCCGAGCAGCAGGGCCGGGACGTCCCCCTCGCCGAGGCGGTCTCGAGCTACGTCGAGAACGTCCTGCGCGACCGCCCCGACGAGATGGCGATCCTCGGCCTCCCGCCCGAGTCCGCCGACCAGCAGGAGTAG
- the cysS gene encoding cysteine--tRNA ligase gives MSLRLYDTATRDVRDFVPLVEGEVGVYVCGATVQGLPHIGHMRSAVAFDVLARWLARTGHRVTLVRNVTDIDDKILAKSAAAGEPWWAWAATHERAFTHAYDALGNLPPTYEPRATGHVTDMVALMERLVAAGHAYQAGEGDVYFDVRSWEPYGSLTNQRLEDLTPATEEVDAGVKKDPRDFALWKAAKPGEPETASWPTPFGRGRPGWHLECSAMAQRYLGDTFDIHGGGLDLRFPHHENEQAQSRAAGYDFARLWMHSAWVTQGGAKMSKSLGNGLLVTEVLDRTRAAVLRFALAGVHYRSMLEWTAETVAEADTTWDRFVGFVDRATERVGTVPAEEVVAAALPAGFVAAMDDDLNVSAALAAVHEHLKAGNTALAGGDDAAARTELVLVRSMLDVLGLDPAAWSTSSTSTSSTTALDALVTCELEARAQARAAKDFATSDAIRDRLARAGIVVEDSTLGARWTLAATTTEDQD, from the coding sequence GTGAGCCTCCGCCTGTATGACACCGCTACGCGTGACGTGCGCGACTTCGTCCCCCTCGTCGAGGGTGAGGTCGGCGTGTACGTCTGCGGGGCGACGGTCCAGGGGCTGCCCCACATCGGTCACATGCGCTCGGCCGTCGCCTTCGACGTGCTCGCCCGCTGGCTCGCCCGCACGGGTCACCGTGTGACGCTGGTCCGCAACGTGACCGACATCGACGACAAGATCCTCGCCAAGTCCGCGGCCGCCGGGGAGCCCTGGTGGGCCTGGGCGGCGACGCACGAGCGCGCCTTCACGCACGCCTACGACGCCCTCGGCAACCTCCCGCCCACCTACGAGCCGCGGGCGACCGGCCACGTCACCGACATGGTGGCGCTCATGGAGCGCCTCGTCGCGGCCGGGCACGCCTACCAGGCGGGCGAGGGCGACGTGTACTTCGACGTCCGCTCCTGGGAGCCCTACGGCTCGCTCACCAACCAGCGCCTCGAAGACCTCACCCCGGCGACGGAAGAGGTCGACGCGGGCGTCAAGAAGGACCCGCGCGACTTCGCGCTGTGGAAGGCCGCGAAGCCGGGAGAGCCCGAGACGGCCTCCTGGCCCACGCCCTTCGGCCGCGGCCGCCCCGGCTGGCACCTCGAGTGCTCGGCCATGGCGCAGCGCTACCTCGGCGACACCTTCGACATCCACGGCGGGGGCCTCGACCTGCGGTTCCCGCACCACGAGAACGAGCAGGCGCAGTCGCGGGCGGCCGGCTACGACTTCGCACGCCTGTGGATGCACTCGGCCTGGGTCACCCAGGGCGGGGCCAAGATGAGCAAGTCGCTCGGCAACGGGCTGCTGGTCACCGAGGTCCTCGACCGGACGAGGGCGGCCGTGCTGCGCTTCGCGCTCGCGGGCGTCCACTACCGGTCCATGCTCGAGTGGACGGCGGAGACCGTCGCCGAGGCGGACACCACGTGGGACCGCTTCGTGGGGTTCGTCGACCGCGCGACCGAGCGGGTCGGCACCGTGCCGGCGGAGGAGGTCGTGGCGGCAGCGCTCCCGGCGGGCTTCGTCGCGGCGATGGACGACGACCTCAACGTGTCGGCAGCACTCGCGGCCGTGCACGAGCACCTCAAGGCCGGCAACACGGCTCTCGCCGGGGGCGACGACGCGGCGGCCCGCACCGAGCTGGTGCTGGTCCGCTCGATGCTCGACGTGCTCGGCCTCGACCCGGCGGCGTGGTCGACGTCGTCGACCAGCACCAGCTCGACGACGGCGCTCGACGCGCTCGTCACCTGCGAGCTCGAGGCACGTGCGCAGGCGCGCGCGGCCAAGGACTTCGCCACCTCGGACGCCATCCGGGACCGCCTCGCGCGGGCCGGGATCGTCGTCGAGGACTCGACTCTCGGCGCGCGATGGACACTCGCGGCCACGACTACGGAGGACCAGGACTGA
- a CDS encoding alanine racemase yields MTPGALGARLDAATAGLPAPLAVVDLDAFDRNAAALVRRAGGTPVRLATKSVRVRALVERAHAVPGVSGLMAYSLREALWLLATSPGAARDVLVAYPCVDLGALTELCCSPEALARTTLVVDCHEHLELVAAARAAAGDPAQDVRLCLDVDASLRVGPGPRPWVHLGVRRSPVHTPEDAALVAGQVAAIPGVRLVGAMFYEAQVAGLPDTSAAVRLVKRLSVRDLDRRRAAVVAAVEQRVGPLELVNSGGTGSVETSVADPTVTEVAAGSGLYAPGLFDGYRALGVAPAAFFGLDVVRRPSDRVVTAFGGGYVASGPPTATRQPRPAEPGAFRLARREGAGEVQTPLEVPRGARAPRVGDRAWFRHAKAGEALERFDVVHLVRGDQVVGTVPTYRGEQQNFG; encoded by the coding sequence GTGACCCCGGGCGCCCTCGGTGCGCGGCTCGACGCCGCGACCGCAGGGCTGCCCGCCCCGCTCGCCGTCGTCGACCTCGACGCCTTCGACCGCAACGCCGCGGCGCTCGTGCGTCGGGCCGGCGGGACCCCGGTCCGGCTGGCGACCAAGTCGGTGCGGGTGCGCGCCCTCGTCGAGCGGGCGCACGCCGTGCCGGGGGTGAGCGGCCTCATGGCCTACTCGCTGCGCGAGGCGCTCTGGCTGCTCGCGACCTCTCCCGGCGCCGCGCGCGACGTCCTGGTCGCCTACCCCTGCGTCGACCTCGGTGCGCTCACCGAGCTGTGCTGCTCGCCCGAGGCGCTCGCCCGCACGACGCTCGTCGTCGACTGCCACGAGCACCTGGAGCTCGTGGCCGCCGCCCGGGCGGCAGCCGGCGATCCGGCCCAGGACGTGCGCCTCTGCCTCGACGTCGACGCCTCGCTGCGGGTGGGGCCCGGACCCCGCCCCTGGGTGCACCTCGGCGTCCGTCGCTCGCCCGTGCACACCCCCGAGGACGCGGCCCTCGTCGCCGGGCAGGTGGCCGCCATCCCGGGCGTGCGCCTCGTCGGGGCGATGTTCTACGAGGCGCAGGTCGCAGGGCTCCCGGACACCAGCGCTGCCGTCCGGCTCGTCAAGCGGCTCTCGGTGCGCGACCTCGACCGTCGCCGCGCAGCCGTCGTCGCCGCGGTCGAGCAGCGCGTGGGCCCCCTCGAGCTCGTCAACTCCGGTGGCACGGGGTCGGTCGAGACGAGCGTCGCCGACCCGACCGTGACCGAGGTCGCGGCCGGGTCTGGCCTCTACGCACCCGGGCTCTTCGACGGCTACCGGGCGCTCGGCGTGGCACCGGCCGCGTTCTTCGGGCTCGACGTCGTGCGGCGGCCCTCGGACCGGGTCGTCACGGCTTTCGGGGGCGGGTACGTGGCCTCGGGACCGCCGACGGCCACCCGGCAGCCCCGCCCGGCCGAGCCCGGGGCCTTCCGCCTCGCACGCCGGGAAGGGGCGGGCGAGGTGCAGACCCCCCTCGAGGTCCCGCGCGGGGCCCGTGCACCGAGGGTGGGGGACCGCGCGTGGTTCCGCCACGCGAAGGCCGGGGAGGCCCTCGAGCGCTTCGACGTGGTCCACCTGGTCCGGGGCGACCAGGTCGTCGGGACGGTCCCGACCTACCGCGGGGAGCAGCAGAACTTCGGCTGA
- a CDS encoding TetR/AcrR family transcriptional regulator produces the protein MGWSLEERRGRVVDAAVQLAADRGLEHVTLRAAADVAGMSWDTARESFYDHADLLRAVSVEVTGRNVPVEAVGLAGGGTFTEGALDVALRFWEVLTAHRDLQLVSYEISVTALRRTALRPLVVGQQADQRALAEQVLTGFAEENGVVWDRPVADVARFVATFLDGLTTAWLVDADEQAATEQLTLLVQVLETFVEDPA, from the coding sequence ATGGGCTGGTCACTCGAGGAACGACGGGGACGCGTCGTCGACGCCGCCGTCCAGCTCGCCGCGGACCGAGGTCTGGAGCACGTGACCCTGCGGGCCGCGGCCGACGTCGCCGGGATGTCGTGGGACACCGCACGCGAGAGCTTCTACGACCATGCCGACCTGCTGCGTGCGGTGAGCGTCGAGGTCACGGGCCGCAACGTACCGGTCGAGGCGGTCGGTCTCGCCGGGGGCGGCACCTTCACCGAGGGGGCGCTCGACGTCGCGCTCCGGTTCTGGGAGGTGCTCACCGCGCACCGGGACCTCCAGCTGGTCAGCTACGAGATCTCCGTGACGGCGCTGCGGCGGACCGCGCTGCGCCCGCTCGTCGTGGGGCAGCAGGCCGACCAGCGGGCGCTCGCGGAGCAGGTGCTCACCGGGTTCGCCGAGGAGAACGGGGTCGTGTGGGACCGCCCGGTCGCGGACGTCGCGCGCTTCGTGGCGACCTTCCTCGACGGCCTGACGACCGCGTGGCTCGTGGACGCCGACGAGCAGGCCGCGACCGAGCAGCTCACCCTCCTCGTGCAGGTGCTCGAGACCTTCGTCGAGGACCCGGCGTGA
- the ispF gene encoding 2-C-methyl-D-erythritol 2,4-cyclodiphosphate synthase, translating into MSSTHPVPLPRVGTGTDVHAFADPADGRELWVAGLHWPGENGLAGHSDADVVAHAAADAIFSATGLGDLGSNFGTSAPEWAGASGAVLLAEAASRARAAGFRIGNVAVQLVGNRPRLGTRRAEAERVLSDAAGAPVTVTATTTDGLGLTGRGEGVAALATAIVVHEG; encoded by the coding sequence ATGAGCAGCACGCACCCCGTCCCGCTCCCGCGCGTCGGCACGGGCACGGACGTGCACGCCTTCGCCGACCCTGCCGACGGGCGCGAGCTCTGGGTGGCCGGGCTGCACTGGCCGGGGGAGAACGGCCTCGCGGGGCACTCCGACGCCGACGTCGTCGCGCACGCCGCGGCCGACGCCATCTTCTCCGCGACCGGCCTGGGCGACCTCGGGTCGAACTTCGGGACGAGCGCCCCGGAGTGGGCCGGTGCGAGCGGCGCCGTGCTGCTCGCGGAGGCCGCGTCGCGGGCCCGGGCGGCCGGGTTCCGCATCGGCAACGTCGCGGTCCAGCTCGTCGGCAACCGGCCCCGTCTCGGGACGCGGCGCGCGGAGGCCGAGCGCGTCCTCAGCGACGCCGCCGGGGCGCCGGTCACCGTCACCGCCACGACGACCGACGGCCTCGGCCTCACCGGCCGCGGAGAGGGCGTCGCAGCCCTCGCGACGGCGATCGTGGTCCACGAGGGCTGA
- the otsB gene encoding trehalose-phosphatase → MPLSPDLTDALATFVAGRSPGHPVLVASDFDGVLSPLVDDPSASAPTPEATEALGRLATLPASDVRLALVSGRDLETLATLSRAPLGTELVGSHGAEQGVVVGTAGRDDGDEPASTTVEGHPFALTDDERSRLDAVRSGLEAIAHDAEGAWVEDKPSAAVLHTRRAEPDRAARAGDAARALGAQHDAHTMTGKDVVEIAVVDTSKGVALVRLRDELDAAAVLYLGDDVTDERAFEALSSTDVTVKVGPGETVARFRVDTVEDAAAVLAEVARLLA, encoded by the coding sequence ATGCCCCTCTCCCCCGACCTCACCGACGCGCTGGCCACCTTCGTGGCCGGCCGCTCACCCGGGCACCCGGTGCTCGTCGCGAGCGACTTCGACGGCGTCCTCTCGCCGCTGGTCGACGACCCGTCGGCCTCGGCCCCCACCCCGGAGGCCACCGAGGCCCTCGGGCGGCTCGCGACGCTGCCCGCCTCCGACGTCCGGCTCGCCCTGGTGTCGGGACGCGACCTCGAGACCCTCGCGACGCTCTCCCGGGCGCCGCTGGGCACCGAGCTGGTCGGCAGCCACGGCGCCGAGCAGGGTGTCGTCGTGGGCACAGCCGGCCGGGACGACGGAGACGAGCCAGCCAGCACCACGGTCGAGGGGCACCCCTTCGCCCTCACCGACGACGAGCGCAGCAGGCTCGACGCCGTGCGCAGCGGCCTCGAGGCGATCGCCCACGACGCCGAGGGCGCCTGGGTCGAGGACAAGCCCTCCGCCGCGGTCCTGCACACCCGACGCGCGGAGCCGGACCGGGCTGCGCGCGCCGGAGACGCGGCCCGTGCGCTCGGGGCCCAGCACGACGCCCACACGATGACCGGCAAGGACGTCGTCGAGATCGCCGTGGTCGACACCTCGAAGGGCGTCGCGCTCGTCCGCCTGCGTGACGAGCTCGACGCGGCCGCGGTCCTCTACCTCGGCGACGACGTCACCGACGAGCGCGCCTTCGAGGCGCTCTCGTCGACCGACGTGACCGTCAAGGTCGGGCCGGGCGAGACCGTCGCCCGGTTCCGGGTCGACACTGTCGAAGACGCCGCGGCCGTGCTCGCCGAGGTCGCGCGGCTGCTCGCCTGA
- a CDS encoding VOC family protein — MQKIFPCLWFGDQAEQAAELYVSVFEGARTLEVSRYGPGAPLPEGTALVVTIEIDGSVVRLLNGGTDVPFSEATSLVVQAASQDEVDRLWDALTADGGAPGRCGWLKDRFGYSWQIVPERLGEIMQQPDPAAAARVMAALMAMDKISLPDLEAAARG, encoded by the coding sequence GTGCAGAAGATCTTCCCGTGCCTGTGGTTCGGCGACCAGGCCGAGCAGGCCGCCGAGCTGTACGTGTCCGTCTTCGAGGGCGCACGCACCCTCGAGGTGTCCCGCTACGGCCCCGGCGCCCCGCTGCCGGAGGGCACCGCCCTCGTGGTGACGATCGAGATCGACGGGTCGGTCGTGCGGCTCCTCAACGGCGGCACGGACGTCCCGTTCAGCGAGGCGACGTCGCTCGTCGTGCAGGCCGCGTCCCAGGACGAGGTCGACAGGCTCTGGGACGCCCTGACGGCCGACGGCGGCGCGCCGGGCCGGTGCGGGTGGCTCAAGGACCGGTTCGGCTACTCCTGGCAGATCGTGCCCGAGCGCCTCGGCGAGATCATGCAGCAGCCCGACCCGGCCGCCGCTGCCAGGGTCATGGCGGCGCTCATGGCCATGGACAAGATCTCCCTCCCTGACCTCGAGGCGGCTGCGCGCGGCTGA
- a CDS encoding D-arabinono-1,4-lactone oxidase: protein MLSMRISPGRRPAPWTTWAGTARCQPRVLATPGSTDALRALLHEAAERGEGVRAVGAGHSFTGAATTSGTMVSLAGLGRRTAPDGRTGRSEDVEEVEEVVPLAGGGALVTVRAGIGLRALNLTLARHGLALANLGDIDRQTLAGALGTGTHGTGARHTGLAAQVRGVRLMTAAGEVVDTSADTHGALFEAARLGLGAVGIVLAVTLRTVPAFRLTAREAPQPLDEVLERLDGPGNLVDAHDHFELYWFPHTRRTLTKRNDRAEPLDADGAPGRARDPSGPGTRTVETARRLWSTGRRWVDDELLSNGLFWATNELATLAPGLTPRINAVASRALAPRTYTAASHEVFVSARRVRFAEMEYAVPRADVVEVLREVDRWVEASGVHVPFPVEVRFAAADDVWLSTAHGRETAYVAVHQYVRLPRDRYFAGAEAIFREAQGRPHWGKLHTLDRDGLAALYPRLDDFCAVRDAYDPGRLFANAYTTRLFG, encoded by the coding sequence ATGCTCAGCATGAGGATCTCGCCCGGTCGGCGTCCCGCTCCCTGGACCACCTGGGCGGGCACGGCCCGGTGCCAGCCACGCGTCCTCGCGACGCCCGGGTCGACCGACGCGCTGCGCGCCCTGCTCCACGAGGCGGCCGAGCGCGGCGAGGGTGTCCGTGCCGTCGGGGCAGGCCACTCCTTCACCGGGGCCGCGACGACCTCGGGCACCATGGTCAGCCTCGCCGGGCTCGGGCGCCGGACCGCGCCGGACGGCCGGACCGGGCGGTCCGAGGACGTCGAGGAGGTCGAGGAGGTCGTCCCGCTCGCCGGCGGTGGGGCCCTCGTCACGGTCCGCGCGGGGATCGGCCTCCGGGCGCTCAACCTCACGCTCGCACGGCACGGCCTCGCGCTCGCCAACCTCGGCGACATCGACCGGCAGACCCTCGCCGGAGCGCTCGGCACCGGCACCCACGGCACCGGCGCCCGGCACACCGGGCTGGCCGCCCAGGTGCGCGGCGTGCGCCTCATGACGGCGGCGGGCGAGGTCGTCGACACGAGCGCCGACACCCACGGGGCGCTCTTCGAGGCGGCGAGGCTCGGTCTGGGCGCCGTCGGGATCGTCCTCGCGGTCACCCTGCGCACGGTGCCCGCGTTCCGGCTCACGGCCCGCGAGGCACCCCAGCCGCTCGACGAGGTCCTCGAACGGCTCGACGGCCCCGGGAACCTCGTCGACGCCCACGACCACTTCGAGCTCTACTGGTTCCCGCACACCCGGCGCACCCTCACCAAGCGCAACGACAGGGCAGAGCCTCTGGACGCGGACGGGGCCCCGGGCAGGGCTCGGGACCCGAGCGGACCGGGCACGCGGACGGTCGAGACGGCGCGTCGGCTGTGGTCGACGGGGCGCCGGTGGGTCGACGACGAGCTGCTCTCGAACGGGCTGTTCTGGGCGACGAACGAGCTGGCCACCCTCGCCCCCGGCCTCACGCCACGCATCAACGCCGTCGCGTCCAGGGCGCTGGCGCCCCGCACCTACACCGCGGCCTCGCACGAGGTCTTCGTCTCGGCCCGCAGGGTCCGCTTCGCCGAGATGGAGTACGCCGTCCCGCGCGCCGACGTCGTCGAGGTGCTCCGCGAGGTCGACCGGTGGGTCGAGGCCTCCGGGGTGCACGTCCCCTTCCCGGTCGAGGTGCGCTTCGCCGCAGCCGACGACGTGTGGCTGTCGACCGCGCACGGCCGGGAGACCGCCTACGTCGCCGTGCACCAGTACGTCCGGTTGCCCCGCGACCGGTACTTCGCCGGGGCCGAGGCCATCTTCCGCGAGGCCCAGGGGCGCCCGCACTGGGGGAAGCTCCACACCCTCGACCGCGACGGTCTCGCAGCGCTCTACCCGCGCCTCGACGACTTCTGCGCGGTGCGCGACGCCTACGACCCGGGCCGGCTGTTCGCCAACGCGTACACGACGCGGCTCTTCGGCTGA